A single genomic interval of Lathyrus oleraceus cultivar Zhongwan6 chromosome 7, CAAS_Psat_ZW6_1.0, whole genome shotgun sequence harbors:
- the LOC127106185 gene encoding dof zinc finger protein DOF1.4, whose translation MGLSSKQVISSSGLDWKQTLLESQDLELPKPHHLMRKQQQNPQQQQSAEHLKCPRCDSTNTKFCYYNNYNKSQPRHFCRACKRHWTKGGTLRNVPVGGGRKNKRIKKPTTPVTSSTTTATTSIQTPLQNMMMMNTRDLLVESKDFGMFSTTCSTLPIPPHQNQSLLFPFSTSSSSFDTTTCSSSNVYYYGQEFKTMEEQEQEQEAIIPNTKPWEIPMAIPTSLPLPATSGGMEASKYWNWEDIDSLVSADLKDPYWDDSDIKP comes from the exons ATGGGTTTGAGTTCCAAACAAGTGATTTCCAGCAGTGGACTTGATTGGAAACAAACCTTATTAGAATCTCAAGATTTGGAACTTCCAAAGCCTCATCATCTAATGAGAAAACAGCAACAAAATCCTCAGCAGCAACAATCAGCAGAACATTTGAAGTGTCCAAGATGTGACTCAACAAACACCAAGTTTTGTTACTATAACAATTACAACAAGTCTCAGCCTCGCCATTTTTGTAGAGCTTGTAAAAGACACTGGACTAAAGGTGGAACTCTACGCAATGTTCCTGTTGGTGGTGGCAGAAAGAATAAGAGAATCAAAAAACCAACCACACCAGTTACTTCTTCCACCACTACTGCCACCACCTCAATTCAAACGCCTCTTCAA aatatgatgatgatgaacaccAGAGACTTATTAGTAGAAAGCAAAGATTTTGGCATGTTTAGTACTACTTGTTCAACTTTACCTATTCCTCCTCATCAAAATCAAAGCTTGCTCTTTCCCTTTTCAACCTCCTCAAGCTCTTTTGACACAACCACTTGTTCATCTTCCAATGTTTATTACTATGGACAAGAGTTTAAAACAATGGAGGAACAGGAACAGGAACAGGAAGCTATAATTCCTAACACAAAGCCATGGGAGATACCGATGGCGATACCGACATCATTACCATTACCAGCAACAAGTGGTGGCATGGAAGCTTCAAAGTATTGGAATTGGGAAGACATTGATTCATTGGTATCAGCTGATTTAAAGGATCCTTATTGGGATGATTCTGATATCAAACCATGA